The following coding sequences lie in one Synechococcus sp. PCC 7336 genomic window:
- a CDS encoding ABC transporter permease, whose translation MNKNWTLLSRLPAHWLLATPALVLLLFFFWVPIILLVRVSFYAGGGNSGFGIGGGGFYEPGTWTLEAYQFLFQDSYFYEVLTFTVALGISLTLLILLLAYPLSLVIHRLPLWLKSIALAAVILPKLANPLIVIYGIQLLLSHSGPINQALVGLGIVSAPLMLFHNFTGVVIGGVYAIVPYAVLILVTALDRIDANLLPAARGLGASSWQAFWRVTFPLSLPGLTLAAMLSSIFALGLLEAPSLLGSPQEITLAVDIRKQTFENLNWPRGAAEAAIVLVAVGICMTMYALSSRWAIRRRS comes from the coding sequence ATGAACAAAAACTGGACTCTGCTATCGCGTCTGCCTGCCCATTGGCTGCTGGCGACACCGGCATTGGTCCTCTTATTGTTCTTTTTTTGGGTGCCGATAATCCTACTGGTACGAGTTAGTTTTTATGCTGGGGGCGGCAACAGTGGATTTGGCATCGGCGGCGGTGGTTTTTACGAACCGGGCACCTGGACCCTGGAAGCCTATCAATTTCTCTTTCAGGACAGCTACTTCTATGAAGTGTTGACCTTCACTGTGGCCCTGGGCATCAGCCTGACCCTACTCATCTTACTGCTAGCCTACCCCCTGAGCCTGGTGATTCATCGGCTGCCCCTGTGGCTCAAGTCGATCGCTCTGGCTGCTGTCATTTTGCCGAAGCTGGCAAACCCGCTGATCGTCATTTATGGCATTCAGCTGTTGTTAAGTCATTCTGGCCCCATCAATCAGGCGTTGGTGGGCCTGGGCATTGTCTCTGCACCGCTGATGCTGTTTCACAATTTCACCGGGGTGGTTATTGGTGGGGTGTATGCGATTGTTCCCTACGCGGTGTTGATTTTGGTGACAGCGCTAGATCGCATTGACGCCAACCTGCTGCCCGCAGCTCGGGGACTGGGAGCCAGTTCCTGGCAGGCGTTTTGGCGGGTAACGTTTCCCCTGTCACTGCCGGGGTTAACTCTGGCGGCTATGCTCAGCTCGATCTTTGCTCTGGGGTTGCTAGAAGCTCCCAGTCTGCTGGGCAGTCCGCAGGAAATTACCCTGGCGGTGGATATTCGCAAGCAGACCTTTGAAAATCTCAACTGGCCGAGAGGAGCGGCTGAGGCTGCGATCGTGCTGGTGGCGGTAGGGATTTGCATGACAATGTACGCCCTCTCAAGCCGGTGGGCAATCAGGAGGCGATCGTGA
- a CDS encoding ABC transporter permease produces the protein MKILGLQHRSSWMNAGLVVGLVGFSILLLLAMLWPLVYVFWISFTPSNFLRPPVREWSLRWYQSFFQNPQWTMGLKNSLIVAAMTVFGSLASGGCSALAVTRFHFRGAKLLSGALLLPLFVPAVVLAMALLPFVHKLGIWGSHFSLAAAHSLWSVPVVFLVIRSALEDLNPDLEAAARGLGASPLASFRRVTLPLIAPAVMVGATMAFILSLNEVVVALFLSTPAIETLPKVIWPNLLYTLTPLVAAASSITMALTLGGMAIATWLFRLWQQAKRR, from the coding sequence GTGAAAATTTTAGGTTTACAGCATCGTAGTTCCTGGATGAACGCGGGTTTAGTGGTGGGTTTGGTGGGCTTTAGCATCCTGCTGCTGCTGGCGATGCTGTGGCCCTTGGTCTACGTGTTTTGGATCTCTTTTACCCCGAGCAATTTTTTGCGCCCGCCAGTGCGGGAGTGGTCGTTGCGATGGTATCAAAGCTTTTTTCAAAACCCCCAATGGACGATGGGGTTAAAGAATAGCCTAATTGTTGCTGCCATGACTGTATTCGGTTCTCTAGCGAGCGGAGGCTGCTCGGCGTTAGCCGTGACCCGATTTCACTTTCGCGGAGCCAAGCTGCTGTCGGGTGCATTGCTGCTGCCTTTGTTTGTGCCCGCTGTAGTGCTGGCAATGGCGCTTTTGCCCTTTGTACACAAGCTGGGTATTTGGGGCTCTCATTTTTCTCTGGCCGCTGCTCACAGCCTCTGGAGCGTGCCGGTGGTATTTCTAGTGATTCGGTCAGCCCTGGAGGATCTCAATCCAGACCTGGAAGCAGCTGCCCGTGGATTGGGCGCTAGCCCTTTGGCCAGCTTTCGCCGGGTTACCCTACCCCTGATTGCTCCAGCGGTAATGGTGGGGGCGACTATGGCATTTATTCTGTCTTTGAATGAAGTGGTCGTGGCTCTGTTTCTCAGTACCCCAGCGATTGAAACGCTGCCTAAGGTGATTTGGCCAAACCTGCTTTACACGTTGACGCCATTGGTCGCCGCCGCCTCTAGCATTACCATGGCGCTGACTCTGGGGGGAATGGCGATCGCCACCTGGCTCTTCCGATTGTGGCAGCAGGCAAAGCGCAGGTAG
- a CDS encoding phosphotransferase — MASSTPLNLEQLRKELRSHLQSRQLWKGGDTLDLMAHGEANIIFRWNADRLVRVAANTPNQRFEGDFSRLTAFEWTILRYLHGSGLGHELLGEQLESGKDFPYTYLITNYIAGVPIDYSRQHLQQCAVTLARLHRLPLQPGYGDIRQLMPQVQRVSHPLMLFWQESRDYAQPYLDAPEANPDIVKMLESLLAKAQTRLTAETLLSEYPYECLVHSDHTYENWVIDDRQAYLIDWEWAEIGSPAGDLGHFLSPVTIRRRHGYQMPAGDKQFFLNAYYNALEESELVKKIKVHFAVFGAFPALRSICWTAGYWVAARRWYADLVEESASAASRMERLQASQQQFPQMWSEVMALLEEPLP, encoded by the coding sequence TTGGCGTCTTCAACTCCACTGAATCTCGAGCAGCTTCGCAAGGAACTGCGATCGCATCTTCAATCTCGTCAGTTATGGAAGGGCGGCGATACCTTAGACCTTATGGCCCACGGCGAGGCAAACATCATTTTCCGATGGAATGCAGATCGTCTCGTGCGGGTTGCCGCGAACACCCCCAATCAGCGCTTCGAGGGCGACTTTAGCCGCTTGACAGCTTTCGAATGGACAATTCTGCGCTACCTCCACGGGTCTGGCCTAGGTCACGAGCTGCTAGGGGAGCAATTGGAGTCTGGCAAAGATTTTCCGTACACCTATTTAATTACTAACTACATTGCTGGAGTGCCGATAGATTATAGTCGCCAGCACCTCCAGCAGTGTGCCGTCACCCTGGCGCGACTGCATCGGTTGCCCCTACAACCAGGCTATGGGGATATCCGTCAGCTAATGCCGCAAGTGCAGCGGGTCAGCCATCCTCTGATGCTCTTCTGGCAAGAATCGCGAGACTACGCCCAACCTTATTTGGATGCTCCAGAGGCAAATCCAGATATTGTCAAAATGCTGGAGTCGTTGCTGGCTAAGGCCCAGACTCGCCTCACGGCAGAAACACTACTCTCGGAGTATCCCTATGAGTGTCTGGTACATAGCGACCATACCTATGAAAACTGGGTTATCGACGATCGGCAAGCCTACCTGATTGACTGGGAATGGGCCGAGATTGGCTCACCTGCCGGAGATTTAGGTCACTTCCTGTCTCCGGTGACCATTCGTCGCCGCCACGGCTATCAGATGCCTGCTGGCGACAAACAGTTTTTCCTGAACGCTTATTACAATGCTTTGGAAGAAAGCGAACTAGTGAAGAAAATAAAGGTCCACTTCGCAGTATTCGGGGCTTTTCCGGCATTGCGATCGATCTGCTGGACGGCTGGCTACTGGGTTGCCGCCCGTCGCTGGTATGCCGATTTAGTAGAAGAAAGTGCCAGTGCAGCGTCTCGCATGGAGCGGCTGCAGGCCAGTCAACAACAGTTTCCCCAGATGTGGTCTGAGGTGATGGCGCTACTGGAGGAACCCCTACCTTGA
- a CDS encoding alpha-ketoacid dehydrogenase subunit beta, whose translation MAETLLFNALREAIDEEMARDDAVFVMGEDVGHYGGSYKVTKDLYEKYGELRLLDTPIAENSFTGMAVGAAMTGLRPIVEGMNMGFLLLAFNQIANNAGMLRYTSGGNFKIPLVIRGPGGVGRQLGAEHSQRLESYFQAVPGLKMVACSTPYNAKGLLKAAIRDDNPVLFFEHVLLYNLKEELPEGEYLLPLDKAEVVRPGEDITILTYSRMRYHVMKAMDSLVANEIDPEVIDLISLKPLDMETITESVRKTHRVLIVEEGMKSGAIGSELSSRIMEELFDELDAPVARLASQDIPTPYNGTLENATIVQPDDVVQAVEEMLMVAV comes from the coding sequence ATGGCAGAAACGTTGTTATTTAATGCTTTACGCGAAGCGATCGATGAAGAGATGGCCCGCGACGATGCGGTCTTCGTCATGGGTGAGGATGTGGGCCATTATGGCGGCTCTTATAAAGTCACCAAAGATCTTTACGAGAAATATGGCGAGCTGAGACTTCTGGATACCCCGATCGCCGAGAATAGCTTTACTGGCATGGCTGTGGGTGCGGCCATGACGGGATTGCGTCCGATTGTGGAAGGCATGAATATGGGCTTTTTGCTCTTAGCCTTCAACCAAATTGCCAACAATGCAGGCATGTTGCGCTACACCTCGGGCGGCAACTTCAAAATTCCCCTCGTGATTCGGGGTCCGGGAGGGGTAGGCCGTCAACTGGGGGCAGAGCACTCCCAACGTCTGGAGTCTTATTTCCAAGCAGTACCCGGCCTGAAAATGGTGGCTTGCTCTACCCCTTATAACGCTAAGGGGCTGTTGAAAGCTGCCATTCGCGACGACAATCCCGTTCTGTTCTTCGAGCATGTCTTGCTCTACAACCTCAAAGAGGAGTTGCCCGAGGGAGAATATTTATTGCCGTTGGACAAGGCTGAAGTGGTCCGTCCCGGCGAAGATATTACGATTTTGACCTATTCCCGCATGCGCTATCACGTCATGAAGGCGATGGATAGTTTGGTGGCTAACGAAATCGATCCCGAAGTGATTGACTTGATTTCCCTCAAGCCACTGGATATGGAAACCATTACCGAGTCGGTGCGCAAGACCCATCGGGTGCTGATTGTGGAAGAGGGGATGAAATCTGGAGCGATTGGTTCCGAGTTGAGCTCCCGCATTATGGAAGAACTGTTTGACGAACTCGATGCCCCCGTGGCTCGCTTAGCCTCTCAAGATATTCCCACCCCCTATAATGGCACGTTGGAAAATGCCACGATTGTGCAGCCTGACGATGTGGTGCAGGCGGTGGAAGAAATGCTGATGGTGGCAGTGTAG
- the pdhA gene encoding pyruvate dehydrogenase (acetyl-transferring) E1 component subunit alpha: protein MVQERIAPPTLTHLPPPNTPKAQVNRAEASMLYRDLQLGRQFEDKCAEMYYKGKMFGFVHLYNGQEAVTTGVIKALKATDYVAGTYREHVHALSAGVPARSVMAELFGKATGCSKGRGGSMHLFSAEHNFLGGYAFVAEGIPVATGTAFAAKYRGTDQVTACFFGDGASNNGQFFECLNMAQLWKLPIIYVIENNNWAIGMLHERATSDVEIYKKAEVFGMPGYRIDGMDVLAVRKAAQDAIARARAGEGPTLLECMTYRFRGHSLADPDELREVEEKEFWRQQDPIKAFERYALEHELMAQAELDEISLDIRKEVEDAVQFAFDSPEPTVDELYRFVFAEDE from the coding sequence ATGGTCCAAGAACGCATCGCCCCCCCTACACTGACTCACCTGCCGCCGCCGAACACTCCTAAGGCCCAGGTGAATCGTGCTGAAGCCTCGATGCTTTACCGCGATCTGCAGTTGGGGCGACAGTTCGAAGACAAGTGCGCCGAAATGTATTACAAGGGTAAGATGTTTGGCTTCGTCCACCTCTACAACGGACAGGAAGCCGTTACCACTGGCGTCATTAAAGCCCTCAAAGCCACCGACTACGTCGCAGGCACCTACCGCGAACACGTCCACGCCCTCAGTGCTGGCGTTCCCGCCCGCTCGGTCATGGCAGAACTCTTCGGCAAAGCCACCGGCTGCAGCAAGGGGCGAGGGGGCTCGATGCACCTGTTTTCTGCCGAACACAATTTCTTGGGCGGCTACGCCTTTGTGGCCGAAGGTATTCCAGTCGCCACCGGCACAGCGTTTGCCGCCAAGTATCGGGGAACGGACCAAGTCACCGCTTGCTTCTTTGGCGATGGTGCTTCCAACAACGGCCAGTTTTTCGAATGTCTCAACATGGCTCAGTTGTGGAAGCTGCCCATTATTTACGTGATTGAGAATAACAACTGGGCGATCGGCATGTTGCACGAGCGCGCCACCTCCGATGTGGAGATTTATAAAAAGGCTGAAGTCTTCGGCATGCCCGGTTACCGCATTGACGGGATGGATGTCTTAGCCGTCCGCAAGGCCGCGCAGGACGCGATCGCGCGGGCGCGAGCCGGTGAAGGACCGACGCTGCTGGAGTGCATGACCTACCGCTTCCGGGGCCACTCCTTGGCAGACCCCGACGAGCTGCGGGAGGTCGAGGAAAAAGAATTTTGGCGACAGCAGGATCCGATTAAAGCGTTCGAGCGCTATGCCCTAGAGCACGAGTTGATGGCGCAAGCGGAGCTGGATGAGATTTCTCTAGACATTCGCAAAGAAGTCGAGGATGCCGTCCAGTTTGCCTTCGACAGCCCCGAACCAACTGTGGACGAGCTGTATCGATTTGTGTTTGCTGAAGACGAATAA